The nucleotide window CCATGTATCCTTTGCTGGTAATTTTGGCGGGTTTTTTGGCCATCTTGGGCGGATATGTTGCCGGAACGTTGGGCGGCTTAATCACTCCCGACGAATATATTTACGGCATCCGTGCCGATTTCATTGAGTTCAACGTAACCTTTGCGCTTATCAAATCCTTTGTATTTGCTTTCCTGATTACAAGCATCTCCGCTTTTCAGGGCTATTATACGCAAGGAGGCGCTTTGGAAGTAGGTATTTCGAGTACCAAAGCGGTAACTAACAGTTGTATCGCGCTTTTGCTGGCAGACTACCTGCTGGCCGAACTTCTGGTTTAATCGGCTGTAAAGTGATTGAAGTTAAAAATATCAACAAGTCATTTGGCGACAAACAGGTATTGTTTGACGTGAGTGCCGTATTTAAGCCCGGTATCACTAACATGATTATCGGCGGCAGTGGTACGGGCAAAAGCGTATTACTCAAAAATATTGTGGGGCTTGTAGTACCCGATACGGGCAGCGTGCTGTTCGATGGGCGCGACTTCCACAACGGCTCGCGCGAAGAGAAAAAAGCATTGCGGCAGGAAATAGGCATGCTTTTTCAAAGTGCGGCGCTGTTTGACTCCAAAAATGTAGAAGAAAATGTCCGTTTCCCTTTGGACATGCTCTCCAACATGCCCATGGATGAAAAAATGGACAGGGTCAATTTCTGCCTGAAGCGTGTGGGGCTTGAAAATGTGAATAAAAAAATGCCTTCCGAACTCAGCGGGGGCATGAAAAAGCGGGTAGGCATAGCCCGTGCTATTGCCTTGCAAACCAAGTATTTGTTTTGCGATGAGCCCAACTCAGGCCTTGACCCGCTGACCTCCATTATGATTGACAACCTGATTCATGAAATTACGACAGAGTATAACATTACCACAGTGATTGTTTCGCACGATATGAACTCTGTTATGGAAATAGGCGAGCATATTATTTTCATGTATCGCGGGGCAAAACTCTGGGAGGGCAATAATGAAACCATCTTTGATTCGGACGTGAAAGAATTGAACGAGTTTATCTTCTCCAACAAATTGATGCGCCGTTTCAAGCAATAATCGTGTAAGTTTTTGCATGAAATTTGTAGTGTTTATGCTATACCGCCAAGAACACTAACTATGGCTTATGCAACCATTGATGAAAGCAATCTGCCTATTGTACTGATTACTTTTAGCGAAAAAGAACCCACGCGTGAGGAGTTTGACGCGTACCTCGATGCTATGTACAAAATCTATGCACGGCGACAGCCTGTAAGTTTTGTTTTTGATGCAACTAAGGTGAAATACTTAGGGTCTGAGTTCCGAATTAAGCAAGGAAACTGGCTCAAACAACACAAGGCACTGATAGGGGAAGTGCAAAAATGTTTGGTTTTTGTCATTCCCAATATGATGGTGCGCTTTATTCTGGATGCTGTATTGCTCATTACGCCCTTGCCGGCACCGTATGTGGTGGTAAAAAGTGTAGAAGAAGGTTTTGCAGAGGCCGCCAAGCGGTTGCAATTATCACAGGGCGTTTAACAAATCGCTTAATTTGAATACTCAAAGAGTCATTCTGTGATTTTTCAGAATGACTCTTTGAGTTGATTGACGAGTTGATTTCAGCGCGCGGTGATATTGAATACAACTTTGCCCACTGTAATGGAGGGTCTGCTTCCTCCCGACGTAGGGCGGAAAGATACTTCTTTCAAGGCTTCCTCATACAACCGTGCGATTGAAGGGCTTACCGAGCGGTAGAGCAGCCGAACGCCGACTACTTCTCCGTTTCTGTCCACGCGGATTTCAAACTCCAACCTTCCCGTTTCTCCAGTGCGGTCATTGACCACGGGTTTAGTATCCCACGTCCAGCCGGCGAGGTCTAATGAGGTGCCGCCGCCGCTTCCTAACAGCGCATCGTTATTGAGGCTGCCGTCCGGTTTTCCTTGGTCGCCTGTTGCCCCCGATACATTGCCGTTATTATTGGCCGTGTTTTTATCGCCTGTACCCTTGCCGCTGTCTGTGTTGCTCGGTTGCTCCGATTTTTGCGGTTGCTCCGAAGGGCGGGTAGTTACGGGCTGCGTAGAGGTTTTTTTTTCCTCGCGTACATCTGGACTGTTGCGGTCTTCGGTAGTTACAGGCCGTGCCGTAGGTTGCTCCACTCTTTCGGGCGTGCGCTCAACCGACTGCGTAACGGGTTTAGTCTCGTTGGTTGCAGCAGGGCGAGTAACCGAAGGGCGTGCATCTTCTAAGTTTTTGTTGTTGTTAGCTTTTGACTGGCTTTGAACTTTACCGCTGCCTGCGTTGTCTTTGCCAAAATTAACCCCTCCCTCAATCTCCAAGGTTGGAACAAACGGAGGCGGGTCAGGACGTGTCCATACGACTGTAAAAATGAAAATAGCCAACAGGATAGCATAGATTATCAGGGTGAGAATGCCTGCTATCCGGCGGTCTTTGGCTTCGCGTTGTAGGCTGTTCATGGCTAATCGGGTTTGGTAGCAATGGAGACCTTTGCTTTTAGTTTGGCAGCTATACCCGCTACATCCACTAAGTACTGTACGGGAACGTCTTTATCTATTTGCAAAACAACCACCCCGTCTTCGCGGTCGCGCAGTTGTGCGCGCAGTTCGCGTTCCAAACGGTTGTAATTAACGCCTATCTCATTGACAAAATACATCATTTCTCCTCCTCTGCCTTTTTTTACACTGACACTGATTTTAGGAATCACCTTGCCGCCCGCTTTGCTGGTAGGCAGGTTGATGTTAAGCCCTGAGGGTGTAACAAAGTTGGAGGTCAGCAAAAAGAAGATGAGCAGCAGAAAAACCATGTCCGTCATAGACGACATGTTGAAGTCGGGACTGATTTTATTTTTTGAACCAAGTGCCATAAGTTTTCAGGATAAATGTAACAAGCTGTCAATTAATTGTATCAACCCTGATTAGGCATGAGGGCGTTCCAGCAATTCCATGAACTCGATGGTGGTAAGCTCCATGTTGTAGATTACCTTCTGAATTTGCGTTACCAAGTAGTTATAGCCTACATAGGCAATAATGCCTACAAACAAGCCCACTGCGGTTGTAATCATAGCCTCGTAGATGCCGGAGGAAAGCAGTTTTGGGCTTACGGAGCCTTCCTGTTGCGCAATGGCGATAAAAGCCGAAATCATACCGGTTACTGTGCCGAAGAAGCCAATCATGGGGGCAGCTCCTGAGATAGTCGCCAAAATGCCTAAATTTTTTTCCAATCGGTAAATTTCCAATTTGGCAGCGTTTTCTACGGTAGCTTCTATGCTCTTCATATCAAAACCAAGTTTGCCGATACCGCGGTCTAACATTCGCGAAATGGGGTTGTCTTCCTTTGCACAAATGGCGCGGGCTTTTTGCACATTGCCTTCCAGCACTGCTTTTTTGACTTTTTCAAACAGTTCTTCGGGGTTTTGAGAAGCCCGTGTGATATTCAGATAGCGTTCAATAAAAATAAAGATAGCGGCGGCGCCAAGCAGTGCCAGCGGAATCATAATGAGTCCGCCTTTCATTAAAAGGCTAATTAGTGAAATCTCATCCTGAACGTCGTAGCCGCCGTTGGCTAAAGTATCTGCCTGCAAGAGTAGCATAGTTGAATCGTTGGGTTTAAAATTGGGGTAATGGGTTGTTTGCCGCTAAGTAAGATAAGTTTTTTTGAATTTTACGCGGTTGGCAGCAAGTTTTCACTGCCAATTTTGTTATGGCAGGCATTTAGCAGCGTGCCGTGCTTACACATGCCTGCTGCAAATCCGATGCTGTTGCTGTGTTTGCACAGCTTTCATTATCGGAAAAGCACAAGTAAACAACGGTAAAATAATAAATTATCGTGCCAATTATTTTTCAGGCATGAAAACAAGTTCGCTGAGGCGTTCTTCTGCAAAAACCTCACAGGCAATTTCCTGCAAGTCGGTTGCTTTAATACGCTCAATTCGCCCGAAAATTTCGTTCAGGCTTTCCACACGCCCGAGGTCTAATATGCTTTTGCCCATCATCAGCATCATTCCGTGGTTGCTTTCCTCTGCCATGGCAAGCTGTCCCATCAGTTGCTGTTTGCTGCGCTGCAATTGCAAAGTGCCAAGCGGTTGTTCGCGCAGTTTCTGCAACTCTTTCATTACCAAACCCTTGCACTTGTTGAGCGTATTGGGGTCGGTGGCAAAGTAAATGCTGAATGTTCCGGCATCTAAGTAGATATTATAGCCCGAGTCCACGCTGTAAACCAATCCGTGTTTTTCGCGCAGGCTCATATTGAGGCGCGAATTCATGCCCGGCCCGCCCAGCAGGTTGTTGAGCATAAAAAACGGGATGCGTTTTTCATCGTACAGGCTGTATGCATGTCCGCCAATGAGGCAATGTGCCTGATGAATAGGGCGGTGTTGTACAAGGCTTTGGGGGATGTAATGCTGCGGTTTTTGCCGATTGAGCGAAGCATTGAACTGCGGCAAGTCGCTCAGATATTTCTCTGCCAAATATTTGGCTTTTTCAAAGGGAATATTTCCCGTAACAGATATTACAATGCGGTTATTTTGCATATTACCGCGCACGAACTCCAAAAAATGCTGCCGTGTGAAGCTGCCCACGCTTGCCGTTGTTCCCACGATATTCCAGCCCAACGGATGCCCGGGGAAAAGGATTTCATCAAACGCATCGTAGATGGCATCGGCGGGGTCATCTTCGTACATCGCCATTTCCTCCAAAATCACCGTTTTCTCTTTTTCAATCTCTTTTTCGGGAAAAGTGGAATGGAAAGCAATGTCTGCCAGTAGTTCCAGTGCCTTTTCAAAATGTTGCTCCATCACCGAAGCGTGAAAGCATACCTTTTCTTTGGTGGTATAGGCATTGAGTTCGCCGCCTACGTCTTCCAGACGGCTCAGTATATGGTACGTTTTGCGTTTTTCCGTGCCTTTAAACGCCATGTGTTCCCAAAAATGGGCAATTCCCTGCTCGTGGGGGCGTTCATCGCGGCTGCCGACATCCAGAATAATGCCGCAATGAGCAATTTTGGTGTGTGTTACGCGCTTGTGTACCAAACGCAAACCTGAAGGAAACTCGTAGAGTTCGTAATCTTTCATAGGACTTGCAAAGGTACGCGATTATCGGGTAAAATGGCCAATGTGCCTATGCCGAAAAATAAATCCGCTTCACGCGCTCGCCGATACCCGTCAGTACTTCATAAGGGATTGTATCTAACTGATTAGCAAGTTGTTGCAGTGTTTCCGCATCGTAAAATACCAATGCTTCGTCGCCCTCCTGTGCTTCGGGGATGTGTGTAATGTCTGCCATGCACATGTCCATACAAATGCGCCCGACTGTGGGGGCTTGTTTGCCGTGAATCCAGAAGTGGCCTTTGCCATTGCCCAACATGCGCCGATAGCCGTCCGCATAGCCAATAGCCAGCGTTGCAATGCGCGAGGGGCGTGTGATTTGCCCATGCCTGCCATAACCGACCGTATCGCCCGGTTGCAGATTTTTGATTTGCGAAATGGTAGTTTTTAACGTAGCAACTGCCTGTAAGTGAGATTGTTGAATACCGTTGGCTTCAATGCCGTACAGGCCGATACCCAACCGAACCATGTCGTACTGTGCATCGGGGAAGCGCACAATACCGGCCGAATTGAGGGCATATTTCAGCATGGTTTTCCCATAGGCGTGTTCTACCTGTGCCGCCGCCGATTCAAACAAGTGCAGTTGTTGTTGCGAGAACGTTGCCAATCGCTCCTCATCGGCACCTGCCAGATGTGTAAAAATGCCGCTGATAGATAGGATGTCCTTGTGTTGTCTAATTATTTCACAAAGTCTGCCGATTTCATTGGGTAAAAAACCCAAACGATGCATACCTGTATCTATTTTCAGGTGAATAGGCGGGGAAGATTCGGCCGCAGCGTTGAATCGCAGCCACTCTTGCAGGATGCGGAAGCCGTAAATTTCGGGCTCGAGTCGGTAGCTGTGCAAAAGAGCGAAACTGTCTGCCGAGGGGTTCATTACCATCACAGGCAGCGAAACGCCTTGTTGCCGCAGGGTAATGCCCTCATCGGCATAGGCAACCGCCAAATAATCACAGCCTTTCTGTTGCAGATATTGGGCAATTTCGTGGCTGCCGCTGCCGTAGGCAAAAGCCTTAACCATTGCCATTATTTTTACGCCGGGTTTCAACAAACTTTTGTAATAGCCCAAGTTGTGTCCAACCGCATCCAGATTAATTTCTAAACGCGTGCCGTGTATTTTTTCTTCCAAACGAGCAACAATTTGCTCAAAACCAAAACTTCTTGCACCTTTAATCAGAATATTTTCTTCTATGAAAGTAAGCTCGGCGCGGTCAATGGCTGCCAGCAGTGAAGCCGTATCGGCAAAATTTTGTACAAACAAATCAGGTGGAACTTGCAGGTTTGCCCATTCCTGTCCCACGAGCAACAGTCGGCTGACATCAAAACGACCGATGAGCGCCTCTACTTCGCGGCAAATAGCTTCGTGCGAAAGTCCGCTTTGCAGCATATCGGACAGAATCAGGGTACGGGGGCGATTGGGCACTGCATGGAGTGCCAGAAATTCCAGCGCTACGCGCAGACCTGCCAAATCGTTGTTGTAGCTGTCGTCAATCAATGTGCAGCGATTGATACCCTTTTTGCGCACCAAACGCATGGCGGGTTGCATGTGCGAGTTTAATATTTTTGACAGTGATTTGTCTATATAATCTGCATCTTTGGTCAAATGCCACATGGCAATTATGCAGTGCAGAGCATTTTCCAGTGAGGCAGAGTCGGCAAACGGCAATTGTAAGCGCTTAGGTGATGCGTTGAAATAGATATCCAGTACCGTTTTTCGGGTATTTTTTTCTATGATTTTGATTTTAACGACATCGTTTTCATTGGTGCCCCAACTGATAAGTTGGCAGTTCGGGTGAGAAAAATGCCAGTTGAGAATTTCATCGCGTAGTTCCTGCTGTGCGCTATTGAAAATTATTACTTCCGATTGGTTGAATAATTGCAGCTTTTCTCTGATTTTTTCGCTCCTGCTGCTGAATCCTTCATCATGGGCTGTACCGATATTGGTAAAAATCCCGATAGTAGGACGAATTACCTGTGCCAGAGGTTTCATACTGTCGCGGGTGGAAATACCGGCCTCAAAAATTGCCAGATTGTGTCGGTCGCTCATCTGCCAAACTGACAGCGGTACGCCTAATTGCGAATTATAACTTTTGGGACTTTTAATAATGTTAAATTTTTCTGCCAGTAACTCTGCCAACCACTCTTTTAGAATGGTTTTACCGTTACTGCCTGTAATCCCTACAACCGGATAGTGAAAGCGCTGTCTGTGCAAGGCACAGAGTTCCTGCAAGGCAATCAGCGGGTTATCTGCCACAAAAAAATGCCCGTCTAACCCTTCGGGTACCCAACGAACGATGAAAAAGCGAACGCCCTTGGCGTGTACATCAGCCAGAAACTGATGGCCGTCCGTGTGCTTACCTGAAAGTGCTATGAATATGCTTTCATCGGCATTTTGAGGCGTAATAGAGCGGCTGTCTATTTGAAGTTGTCGCCCTTCGGCCACCCTGTAAAAGTCTTTCGCATTATCAAAAGTTAGATGCATAGGTAATTCTACTTAGATAAGTTGAGTAATTCTCAGGATTTACACGCAAAGAAAGAGAATATACCTTTGCAATATCTATTAATTGGATTAACGCCAAGTGGCATTAAGATAATTAATAAGGGGTAAATTTAAACAACGCTGGAACAGTCGCACTAATATTTAGCGCGACTGTTTTTTTGTTGCCGTCCGCAGAGGCGGCCTGCTAATATTTCTCTGATAAATGTTAGCCGTGCGTTTTACTTGTTTAGCACTACTGCACTATCTTTGTAAGCAACAATTAGTTTAATAAATCCATAACTTTTTCAAGAGAATGGCATTCGATATAGAAATGATTAAGGCCGTTTACGCACGCATGGGCGAGCGTATAGAAGCGGCAAGAAAGGTGCTGGGAAGACCTCTGACGCTGAGTGAGAAAATATTGTATTCTCATTTATACAAAGACCAGCCGTTGGCGGCCTTTGAGCGTGGCAAAACTTATGTTGATTTTGCACCAGACCGAGTAGCCATGCAGGACGCAACGGCACAAATGGCCTTGTTGCAATTCATGTCTGCGGGTATTCCGAAGGTGGCCGTGCCTTCTACCGTACACTGCGACCACCTCATTCTGGCAAAAACAGGTGCTAAGGAAGACCTCAAAGTAGCCAACGAAACCAACAAAGAGGTTTATGAGTTTTTAAGTTCTGTATCGAATAAATACGGCATCGGCTTTTGGAAGCCCGGTGCAGGTATCATCCACCAAGTAGTGCTGGAAAACTATGCCTTCCCCGGTGGCATGATGATTGGCACCGACAGCCACACGCCTAATGCAGGCGGTTTGGGCATGGTTGCCATTGGTGTTGGTGGTGCCGATGCGGTGGACGTGATGGCCGGCATGGCTTGGGAGTTAAAAATGCCAAAACTGATTGGCGTGAAACTCACCGGCAAAATGAGCGGTTGGACTTCTGCCAAAGATGTTATCTTGAAAGTGGCAGGTATTCTCACCGTATCGGGCGGTACGGATGCTATTGTAGAATATTTCGGCGAAGGTGCGGATAATATTTCTGCCACAGGCAAAGGAACCATCTGCAATATGGGTGCAGAAATCGGTGCCACAACCTCTATTTTCGGTTATGACCGCCATATGTACGATTATCTGGTAGCAACAGGCCGTCAGGATGTGGCAGAGCTTGCCGAGCAACACAAGGCTCACCTGCGCTCCGATGACGATGTTTATGCTAACCCTGAAAAATATTTTGACCAACTGATTGAAATCAATCTGGACGAGCTGGAGCCGCACATCAACGGCCCTTACACACCCGATTTGGCATGGCCGCTCTCCAAATTTGCGGATGCAGTTCGCGAAAAAGGTTATCCT belongs to Rhodoflexus caldus and includes:
- a CDS encoding ABC transporter ATP-binding protein, whose product is MIEVKNINKSFGDKQVLFDVSAVFKPGITNMIIGGSGTGKSVLLKNIVGLVVPDTGSVLFDGRDFHNGSREEKKALRQEIGMLFQSAALFDSKNVEENVRFPLDMLSNMPMDEKMDRVNFCLKRVGLENVNKKMPSELSGGMKKRVGIARAIALQTKYLFCDEPNSGLDPLTSIMIDNLIHEITTEYNITTVIVSHDMNSVMEIGEHIIFMYRGAKLWEGNNETIFDSDVKELNEFIFSNKLMRRFKQ
- a CDS encoding ExbD/TolR family protein; this translates as MALGSKNKISPDFNMSSMTDMVFLLLIFFLLTSNFVTPSGLNINLPTSKAGGKVIPKISVSVKKGRGGEMMYFVNEIGVNYNRLERELRAQLRDREDGVVVLQIDKDVPVQYLVDVAGIAAKLKAKVSIATKPD
- a CDS encoding MotA/TolQ/ExbB proton channel family protein, coding for MLLLQADTLANGGYDVQDEISLISLLMKGGLIMIPLALLGAAAIFIFIERYLNITRASQNPEELFEKVKKAVLEGNVQKARAICAKEDNPISRMLDRGIGKLGFDMKSIEATVENAAKLEIYRLEKNLGILATISGAAPMIGFFGTVTGMISAFIAIAQQEGSVSPKLLSSGIYEAMITTAVGLFVGIIAYVGYNYLVTQIQKVIYNMELTTIEFMELLERPHA
- a CDS encoding M16 family metallopeptidase — protein: MKDYELYEFPSGLRLVHKRVTHTKIAHCGIILDVGSRDERPHEQGIAHFWEHMAFKGTEKRKTYHILSRLEDVGGELNAYTTKEKVCFHASVMEQHFEKALELLADIAFHSTFPEKEIEKEKTVILEEMAMYEDDPADAIYDAFDEILFPGHPLGWNIVGTTASVGSFTRQHFLEFVRGNMQNNRIVISVTGNIPFEKAKYLAEKYLSDLPQFNASLNRQKPQHYIPQSLVQHRPIHQAHCLIGGHAYSLYDEKRIPFFMLNNLLGGPGMNSRLNMSLREKHGLVYSVDSGYNIYLDAGTFSIYFATDPNTLNKCKGLVMKELQKLREQPLGTLQLQRSKQQLMGQLAMAEESNHGMMLMMGKSILDLGRVESLNEIFGRIERIKATDLQEIACEVFAEERLSELVFMPEK
- a CDS encoding bifunctional UDP-N-acetylmuramoyl-tripeptide:D-alanyl-D-alanine ligase/alanine racemase, with translation MHLTFDNAKDFYRVAEGRQLQIDSRSITPQNADESIFIALSGKHTDGHQFLADVHAKGVRFFIVRWVPEGLDGHFFVADNPLIALQELCALHRQRFHYPVVGITGSNGKTILKEWLAELLAEKFNIIKSPKSYNSQLGVPLSVWQMSDRHNLAIFEAGISTRDSMKPLAQVIRPTIGIFTNIGTAHDEGFSSRSEKIREKLQLFNQSEVIIFNSAQQELRDEILNWHFSHPNCQLISWGTNENDVVKIKIIEKNTRKTVLDIYFNASPKRLQLPFADSASLENALHCIIAMWHLTKDADYIDKSLSKILNSHMQPAMRLVRKKGINRCTLIDDSYNNDLAGLRVALEFLALHAVPNRPRTLILSDMLQSGLSHEAICREVEALIGRFDVSRLLLVGQEWANLQVPPDLFVQNFADTASLLAAIDRAELTFIEENILIKGARSFGFEQIVARLEEKIHGTRLEINLDAVGHNLGYYKSLLKPGVKIMAMVKAFAYGSGSHEIAQYLQQKGCDYLAVAYADEGITLRQQGVSLPVMVMNPSADSFALLHSYRLEPEIYGFRILQEWLRFNAAAESSPPIHLKIDTGMHRLGFLPNEIGRLCEIIRQHKDILSISGIFTHLAGADEERLATFSQQQLHLFESAAAQVEHAYGKTMLKYALNSAGIVRFPDAQYDMVRLGIGLYGIEANGIQQSHLQAVATLKTTISQIKNLQPGDTVGYGRHGQITRPSRIATLAIGYADGYRRMLGNGKGHFWIHGKQAPTVGRICMDMCMADITHIPEAQEGDEALVFYDAETLQQLANQLDTIPYEVLTGIGERVKRIYFSA